The following coding sequences are from one Luteolibacter yonseiensis window:
- a CDS encoding helix-turn-helix transcriptional regulator, translating into MMIPKGTLSPPPGRPSWGGGEELPLLYLGWGQRDFEKDPLAFHYDLGTNYYLVLRGEVIVTTGNESHTVKGPVAMLFDPDCAFGISQLKRTAVEILVWIWQGRPVLPELRPEEGGYLALELRPGSVAALTELHSRCRNEVALADGQLPRALAALRELLEIEISRSSQTAPAVDEMRWKLAHAWMAGNLAIHAPVPALCDYLRMSPSTLHRFFRAQTGLSPGAYFRRIKSEEARRLIREEGWQVKAVAYHLGYRHPNDLSRALASLKA; encoded by the coding sequence ATGATGATTCCGAAAGGTACCCTCAGCCCGCCGCCGGGCCGCCCGAGCTGGGGTGGGGGAGAGGAACTGCCGCTCCTCTATCTCGGCTGGGGACAGCGCGATTTCGAGAAGGATCCGCTCGCGTTCCATTATGATCTCGGGACGAATTATTATCTGGTGCTGCGGGGGGAGGTAATTGTCACGACGGGGAACGAAAGCCATACGGTGAAGGGGCCGGTGGCGATGTTGTTCGATCCGGACTGCGCGTTCGGCATATCGCAGTTGAAGCGGACGGCGGTTGAGATCCTCGTTTGGATCTGGCAGGGTCGGCCGGTGCTCCCTGAATTGCGTCCGGAGGAGGGAGGCTATCTCGCGTTGGAACTACGGCCAGGCTCCGTGGCGGCGCTGACAGAGTTGCACAGCCGCTGCAGGAATGAGGTCGCCCTGGCCGATGGACAATTGCCGCGTGCCTTGGCCGCCTTGCGGGAGTTGTTGGAGATCGAGATTTCCAGATCCAGCCAGACCGCTCCGGCGGTGGACGAGATGCGCTGGAAGCTCGCCCATGCGTGGATGGCTGGAAACCTCGCCATCCACGCACCGGTGCCCGCGTTGTGCGATTACCTCCGGATGTCCCCCAGCACCCTGCACCGTTTCTTCCGGGCGCAGACGGGGTTGTCTCCCGGCGCTTATTTCCGCAGGATCAAATCCGAGGAGGCACGGCGGCTGATCCGTGAGGAAGGCTGGCAGGTGAAGGCGGTGGCCTACCATCTGGGTTATCGTCATCCGAATGATCTCAGTCGCGCGCTGGCTTCGCTCAAAGCGTAG